From Candidatus Poseidoniia archaeon, a single genomic window includes:
- a CDS encoding S8 family serine peptidase encodes MLRYVVVAMLLLMSGAPALPAPAAPEFTPNYFDGDGDGLDDRLAPLVARGEAVDIFLVFDVAPGSEQRRALGALGLASSYESHYLPVWQLDDVPAHKLGWLTALPSLKLVEWQAIYYPLLSTSVPAVKARDSSTYDDVAWDRGLQGAGVNIAILDTGVDNEHETFEGRFIAGVDCVGGCNAYTTEEDSGGDPDDRNGHGTHTASTALGTGGETDDDSDGEPDYMGVAPEARLVDVKVMTDLGAGGNVLQGIEWCADHADEDWGSGTAGIQVMSMSVGTSGGSDGSDSVSQAANAAVAAGIVAVAAMGNDGDNVVPAPAAGDWVIAVGATDDQDTVDRDGDPVASYSNYGPRQSDGDDDRWDEMKPDVVAPGSGIRAAAGAPAPFTIATDGYTTMDGTSMACPHVAGLAALMLQDDPGLEPGSSQNEVMWRMRNFSEPWGAASEPDNSSKYNYYSGWGYVDAWEFVNIAQPDGSIAALAAEPDAPAEGDTVRVSTTVENSGDAMLEEATLTLHADSTQLGSTTVPELGPGATFDWGVDWEPVQGDYTLLAKVSADGDGNRGNNELELEVSVAPPPQGVDLALAALATDPAEPVHNEPVTVTVTVRNQGDEPADSFEVRFYEGSSRFATVSGSALAAGGEMEIAAEWTASEGNRSLSARIVNVEPQDQNSGNDERSLSVSVAPPPDEPDFAAAALEIDGTLQEGVTVTINFVVRNLGQTDGEVDVALELDGSALEAWDGLAVDAGAEEVLSADWEATAGDHRLAVTLSGADPAEASTANNEAEFDFAIEDAGPLFSVEAISTSQPMTQGVAATVTVTVANDGGADGSVTVQLAEFSGAIGEQYLEIDASNSEQVAFSWTPATAGSIQLTATADESSRQAIVTVVPPPNEQPLAVAQAMLPGGGWTAVQLAAVTGQEVTFSAVGSSDPDGDDVQLAYAWSVVNEGGTPFSQQSMASFTTIFNTAGTYTATLTVTDERGGVATAAVSVVVSPAVTGTGGGGDDGGSWVRLLGLLLLATVVLAGGAVAWNRLREDEDYFDDFDDGQLELACPACQRQISVATPQRPVQLGCPHCQSQFVLRE; translated from the coding sequence GTGCTCCGCTATGTCGTAGTCGCGATGCTGCTGCTCATGTCGGGGGCGCCGGCGCTGCCGGCGCCCGCAGCGCCCGAGTTCACCCCGAACTATTTCGACGGCGACGGCGACGGACTCGATGACCGGCTGGCACCGCTGGTGGCGCGAGGCGAGGCTGTCGACATATTCCTCGTCTTCGACGTGGCGCCCGGCTCTGAACAGCGCCGGGCGCTCGGCGCGCTGGGGCTGGCATCCAGCTACGAGTCGCACTACCTGCCGGTCTGGCAGCTCGACGACGTCCCGGCGCACAAGCTGGGCTGGCTGACGGCGTTACCGAGCCTCAAGCTGGTCGAGTGGCAGGCCATCTACTACCCGCTGCTCAGCACCTCGGTGCCTGCGGTCAAGGCGCGCGACTCGTCGACCTACGATGACGTTGCGTGGGACCGCGGGTTGCAGGGCGCAGGCGTCAATATCGCCATCCTCGACACTGGCGTCGACAATGAGCACGAAACTTTCGAAGGGCGGTTCATTGCGGGAGTGGACTGCGTCGGCGGCTGCAACGCCTACACGACCGAGGAGGACAGCGGCGGCGACCCCGACGACCGTAACGGCCACGGGACACACACCGCCTCGACCGCGCTGGGGACCGGCGGCGAAACCGACGACGATAGCGACGGTGAGCCGGACTACATGGGAGTCGCACCCGAGGCACGGCTGGTCGACGTCAAGGTGATGACCGACCTCGGCGCGGGCGGCAATGTGCTGCAAGGCATCGAGTGGTGCGCCGACCACGCCGACGAAGACTGGGGCTCCGGCACCGCCGGCATCCAGGTGATGTCGATGTCGGTCGGAACCAGCGGCGGCAGCGACGGTTCTGACTCGGTTTCGCAAGCGGCCAACGCCGCGGTCGCGGCTGGTATCGTAGCAGTGGCGGCGATGGGTAACGACGGCGACAACGTAGTCCCCGCACCGGCAGCGGGCGACTGGGTTATCGCGGTCGGCGCGACCGACGACCAGGACACGGTCGACCGCGACGGCGACCCGGTTGCAAGCTACTCTAATTACGGGCCGCGCCAGAGCGACGGCGACGACGACCGCTGGGATGAGATGAAGCCCGACGTCGTCGCGCCCGGAAGCGGCATCCGCGCCGCGGCGGGTGCGCCGGCGCCATTTACAATTGCGACTGATGGCTACACCACCATGGACGGCACATCCATGGCGTGCCCGCACGTAGCGGGGCTGGCGGCGCTGATGTTGCAGGACGACCCCGGACTGGAGCCGGGCAGCAGCCAGAACGAGGTGATGTGGCGCATGCGCAATTTCTCTGAGCCGTGGGGCGCTGCTTCCGAGCCGGACAACAGCTCGAAATACAACTACTACTCCGGATGGGGCTACGTCGACGCGTGGGAGTTCGTGAACATCGCGCAGCCCGACGGAAGCATTGCGGCGCTCGCGGCCGAGCCGGACGCGCCGGCCGAAGGCGACACGGTACGTGTCAGCACCACCGTCGAGAACAGCGGTGACGCGATGCTCGAGGAAGCGACGCTAACGCTCCACGCCGACTCGACGCAACTTGGCTCAACCACGGTGCCGGAGCTAGGCCCCGGCGCGACGTTCGACTGGGGTGTCGACTGGGAGCCGGTACAGGGCGATTACACGCTGCTCGCCAAGGTCTCCGCCGACGGGGATGGCAACAGGGGCAACAACGAACTCGAGCTGGAAGTCAGCGTCGCGCCACCCCCGCAAGGCGTCGACCTGGCACTGGCGGCGCTCGCGACCGATCCGGCGGAGCCGGTCCACAACGAACCGGTCACGGTGACGGTGACGGTGCGCAACCAGGGCGACGAGCCAGCCGACAGCTTCGAGGTGCGCTTCTACGAAGGCAGCAGCCGCTTCGCGACAGTTAGCGGCAGCGCGCTGGCAGCCGGCGGCGAAATGGAAATCGCCGCCGAGTGGACCGCCAGCGAAGGCAACCGCTCGCTTTCGGCACGCATCGTCAACGTCGAGCCGCAGGACCAGAATTCGGGTAACGACGAGCGGTCGCTGTCGGTCAGCGTCGCGCCGCCGCCCGATGAGCCGGACTTCGCCGCCGCTGCGCTGGAAATCGACGGCACGCTACAGGAAGGCGTGACAGTCACCATCAACTTCGTCGTCCGCAATCTCGGCCAGACCGATGGCGAGGTGGATGTGGCGCTCGAGCTGGACGGCAGCGCGCTCGAGGCGTGGGATGGCCTTGCGGTGGACGCCGGCGCCGAAGAGGTGCTCTCGGCCGACTGGGAAGCGACGGCGGGCGACCACCGGCTGGCGGTGACGCTCTCGGGCGCTGACCCGGCCGAGGCATCGACCGCTAACAACGAGGCCGAATTCGATTTCGCGATTGAGGATGCTGGACCGCTCTTCAGCGTCGAAGCCATCTCGACGAGCCAGCCGATGACGCAGGGCGTCGCGGCGACCGTGACCGTCACGGTCGCCAACGATGGCGGAGCCGACGGGAGCGTCACCGTGCAGCTGGCGGAATTCAGCGGCGCCATCGGCGAACAGTACCTCGAGATTGACGCCAGCAATAGCGAGCAAGTGGCGTTCAGCTGGACGCCCGCGACCGCCGGCTCAATCCAGCTCACCGCGACCGCCGACGAGAGCTCCCGCCAGGCGATAGTCACGGTCGTCCCGCCTCCGAACGAGCAGCCGCTGGCGGTCGCGCAGGCGATGCTGCCCGGCGGTGGCTGGACCGCGGTCCAGCTCGCCGCCGTGACGGGGCAGGAAGTCACATTCTCGGCCGTCGGCTCGAGCGACCCCGACGGGGACGACGTGCAGCTGGCGTATGCGTGGAGCGTCGTCAACGAGGGCGGGACGCCCTTCAGCCAGCAATCGATGGCGAGCTTCACGACCATCTTCAACACGGCGGGAACCTACACCGCCACGCTCACCGTCACCGACGAGCGCGGGGGCGTCGCGACCGCGGCGGTCAGCGTCGTCGTCAGCCCCGCCGTAACTGGCACGGGTGGCGGTGGGGACGACGGGGGCAGCTGGGTACGGCTGCTGGGGCTGCTGCTGCTCGCGACGGTTGTGCTGGCGGGCGGTGCGGTGGCGTGGAACCGGCTGCGCGAGGATGAGGATTATTTCGATGATTTCGATGACGGCCAGCTCGAGCTGGCGTGCCCCGCCTGCCAGAGGCAAATCAGCGTCGCGACTCCGCAGCGGCCGGTCCAGCTGGGCTGCCCCCACTGCCAGTCGCAGTTCGTCCTGCGCGAGTAA